The following coding sequences are from one Prochlorococcus sp. MIT 0604 window:
- a CDS encoding AbrB family transcriptional regulator — protein MININLIYYLIAGCIFGALALKTGIPAAPLAGALIGASILSISGKVDIAEWPIGTRTILEIGIGTVIGTSLTKDALVEIQNLWRPAILITFTLVFTGLAIGLWTSRLLNIDVITTILGAAPGGISGMSLVGSEYGVGAAVATLHAVRLITVLLILPLVVKCLNIFGVIKS, from the coding sequence ATGATTAACATAAATTTAATTTATTACCTAATTGCTGGTTGTATTTTTGGAGCTTTAGCTTTAAAAACCGGAATTCCTGCTGCTCCTCTTGCAGGTGCTTTAATAGGCGCAAGCATACTTAGCATCAGTGGCAAAGTCGACATAGCAGAGTGGCCAATTGGCACAAGAACAATTTTGGAAATCGGAATTGGAACAGTCATTGGAACATCATTAACTAAAGATGCATTGGTTGAGATTCAAAATTTATGGAGACCAGCAATATTAATAACTTTTACTTTAGTTTTTACAGGCTTAGCAATTGGATTATGGACTAGCAGATTACTTAATATAGATGTGATAACAACAATTCTAGGCGCTGCACCAGGAGGAATTAGCGGAATGAGTCTTGTGGGGTCTGAATACGGCGTGGGGGCCGCAGTAGCTACTCTACACGCAGTTAGATTGATTACAGTTCTTTTAATTCTTCCTTTAGTTGTGAAATGCTTGAATATATTTGGAGTAATTAAATCTTAA
- a CDS encoding DUF6554 family protein → MQRFKNKKLIFLALGIFTSLTLITPKVNASSFGAEIFCAMRDAGNDHESSWDAAYTYIKKQKGGLFKVSPKNAAAQITETVIREREKFSYCVEYLDNLHPNRKLIRDLEKEEKRKATEAKNREDKRKKLEKELEETNKEISEEFTDETLDRYSY, encoded by the coding sequence ATGCAAAGATTTAAGAATAAAAAATTAATATTTTTAGCGTTGGGAATTTTCACTTCTCTAACCCTTATTACTCCAAAAGTAAATGCAAGTTCATTTGGGGCAGAAATTTTTTGTGCTATGAGAGATGCCGGAAATGACCATGAAAGTAGCTGGGATGCAGCTTATACATATATAAAAAAACAAAAGGGAGGATTATTCAAAGTTTCACCTAAAAATGCAGCAGCGCAAATTACGGAAACAGTTATAAGAGAAAGAGAAAAATTTAGTTATTGCGTTGAATATTTAGATAATCTTCATCCAAATAGAAAACTAATACGAGATTTAGAAAAAGAAGAAAAAAGAAAAGCAACAGAAGCAAAGAATAGAGAAGACAAAAGAAAAAAATTAGAAAAAGAATTAGAAGAAACTAATAAAGAAATTTCTGAAGAATTTACTGATGAAACACTTGATAGATATAGTTATTAA
- a CDS encoding N-6 DNA methylase, which yields MKSEIDNQILIAFYNKRVSRATNEEQVIQLCNALLEKLFSDRGFDSFEHAVSAERSVLRKKISGIISKGNADCLGDNLIIEYKYDLNNNKQKEIAEEQLLENIEFLKREGDNAKYLLIATDGLRWINYAYLKDEKIKLRKVEEVEFNGKNIDDFIFYLKGIAFRRKNKVVPTKKRVAADLGLKSLTYLHSLNLLEKSFEKGKNEKKVIQTKFDLWKKQISIAYGSDQSDNNLFLRHTYLTLVSYIFSAIVIESTYSIKDNLFEILTGEWFRKHYVRNLVESDYFTWIIDLYSERNIKEILSEITNILETYDTENVPEDFLKELYQQLVDPQTRHDLGEFYTPEWLADAITENCLKEVNFENELPKILDPSCGSGTFLRSSAKYILEKANKRKYSIPKLIDSVVGIDIHPLAVITAKTNLFITWRKKIKEYAQPISLPVYLANTLTHTVSNAEDAPLIRMMEGDSNRWEIELLGNNFSFSETLLARQGFFNKVIDEIEEICNELVKKYSTENKNNLSNDVKSVLSNYKEIERKDNEELLKYSNFLLEQKFKKNDSVYSFVLRNQSMPKVLENEFDFLIGNPPWLTIKDINNLKYKEQILNLNEKYDCMSRNRGEQSSTEIAALFIPLAARYFLKNKKFSDNKSYKNIGFVLPRSFMTAKQHSQLRNANYHPHFYCAEIWDLNDVDNLFNVPSCVLFFNPLNPLKVNNKFITSPEALKAEINGRVFSGDGGNLIMSKNAEEKIDFKDSVFHYLNIKDKISAYVDIKNISQDFKNYLKKINYFKKQLSDDFQQGGIFYPQPLMIVDIVEKLRHPITRIRTNTDARKKTKKESLRNFNLDQLVDTKSLFLTAAGEHIYPFSLKEDSLWHVVLPVIQLPSGNLSLKSSQDLRKEGLTETAKYWSKVEDEWNKLKNNNEEELFKRIDFNSNLTNQNLQKRYLLLANASGSRQYVSFTDTETLPLPFIARDKTYQWRTNDKNEAGYYLGILNSDFINSIVDPFINLGLLGKRDIGTRMFSLPIPPYDQSQVLQTEISTKALNLYSKSNKLIRECNDQKSLIAKDVGILRRQIRNALHRESDELNNLIILYFNSH from the coding sequence GTGAAAAGTGAAATAGATAATCAAATTCTTATTGCTTTTTACAATAAGAGAGTTTCTAGAGCAACAAATGAAGAGCAGGTCATCCAACTATGTAATGCATTGCTTGAAAAATTATTTAGTGATAGAGGATTTGATTCTTTTGAGCATGCAGTCTCTGCTGAAAGATCTGTTTTAAGAAAAAAAATTTCAGGTATCATTTCAAAAGGAAATGCTGACTGTTTGGGAGATAATCTTATTATTGAATATAAATATGATTTAAATAATAATAAACAAAAAGAAATAGCAGAAGAACAACTTTTAGAAAATATCGAATTTTTGAAAAGAGAAGGAGATAATGCTAAATACCTTTTAATAGCAACTGACGGTTTAAGGTGGATTAATTATGCTTATTTAAAAGATGAAAAAATAAAATTGAGAAAAGTTGAGGAAGTTGAATTTAATGGAAAAAATATTGATGATTTTATTTTTTATTTAAAAGGAATTGCCTTTCGAAGAAAAAATAAAGTTGTACCTACAAAAAAAAGAGTCGCTGCTGATTTAGGTTTAAAATCTCTTACATATTTGCATTCTTTAAATCTTTTAGAGAAATCATTTGAAAAAGGTAAAAATGAAAAAAAAGTTATCCAAACAAAATTTGATCTGTGGAAAAAACAAATTAGTATCGCATATGGGAGTGATCAAAGCGATAATAATTTATTTCTAAGGCACACTTACTTAACACTAGTTTCATATATATTTTCTGCAATCGTAATTGAATCAACCTATTCAATAAAAGATAATTTATTTGAAATACTTACTGGGGAATGGTTTAGAAAACATTACGTTAGAAATCTAGTTGAATCTGATTACTTTACATGGATTATAGATCTCTATTCAGAGAGAAACATAAAGGAAATCCTCTCAGAAATCACAAATATTTTGGAGACTTACGATACTGAAAATGTACCTGAAGATTTCCTTAAAGAACTTTATCAACAACTTGTAGATCCTCAAACAAGACATGATCTTGGAGAATTTTATACTCCGGAATGGTTAGCAGATGCAATTACAGAAAACTGTTTAAAAGAAGTCAATTTTGAGAATGAACTTCCCAAAATACTTGATCCTTCATGCGGTAGTGGAACATTCTTAAGATCTTCTGCTAAGTACATATTAGAAAAAGCAAATAAAAGGAAATATTCAATTCCAAAATTAATTGATTCAGTAGTGGGTATAGATATCCATCCCCTTGCAGTAATAACTGCTAAAACAAATCTTTTCATAACATGGAGAAAAAAGATAAAGGAATATGCTCAACCTATAAGTCTTCCAGTTTATTTAGCAAACACCCTTACTCATACCGTAAGTAATGCAGAGGATGCTCCTTTGATCAGAATGATGGAAGGAGATAGCAATAGATGGGAAATTGAATTGTTAGGAAATAATTTCTCATTTTCTGAAACATTGTTAGCAAGGCAGGGTTTTTTTAATAAAGTAATTGATGAAATAGAAGAAATATGTAACGAATTAGTCAAGAAATACAGTACTGAGAATAAAAATAACTTATCTAATGATGTAAAAAGTGTACTTAGTAATTACAAAGAAATTGAAAGAAAAGATAATGAGGAACTTCTTAAATATTCAAATTTTCTTCTTGAACAAAAATTTAAAAAGAATGACTCAGTTTACAGTTTTGTTTTAAGGAACCAAAGCATGCCAAAGGTTTTAGAAAATGAATTTGATTTTCTAATTGGTAATCCTCCTTGGTTAACAATAAAGGATATAAATAATTTGAAATATAAGGAACAAATTTTAAATCTCAATGAAAAATATGATTGTATGTCAAGGAATAGAGGCGAACAGTCAAGCACTGAAATTGCTGCTTTATTTATCCCTCTTGCAGCGAGATATTTTTTAAAAAATAAAAAATTTAGTGATAATAAATCTTACAAAAATATTGGATTTGTTTTACCAAGATCATTCATGACAGCAAAACAACATTCTCAACTCAGAAACGCGAATTATCATCCACATTTTTATTGTGCTGAAATATGGGATCTAAACGATGTTGATAATCTTTTTAATGTTCCTTCATGTGTGCTTTTTTTTAATCCACTTAACCCTTTAAAAGTAAACAATAAATTTATTACTTCTCCAGAAGCATTAAAAGCAGAAATTAATGGGAGAGTGTTTTCTGGAGATGGAGGAAATTTAATAATGTCAAAAAATGCAGAAGAAAAAATTGATTTCAAAGATTCAGTTTTTCATTATTTGAATATAAAAGACAAGATTTCTGCATATGTTGACATCAAAAATATTTCACAAGATTTTAAAAATTACCTAAAAAAAATAAATTATTTCAAAAAACAATTATCTGATGATTTTCAACAAGGTGGAATTTTCTATCCTCAACCATTGATGATTGTAGATATAGTTGAAAAATTAAGGCATCCCATAACAAGAATAAGAACAAATACAGATGCAAGAAAAAAAACAAAAAAAGAAAGTCTAAGGAATTTTAATTTAGATCAATTAGTGGATACTAAATCATTATTTTTAACTGCTGCAGGTGAACATATATACCCTTTTAGTTTAAAAGAAGATTCTCTGTGGCATGTTGTGCTCCCAGTGATACAACTACCTTCTGGAAATCTTTCTTTAAAATCATCGCAAGACTTAAGGAAAGAAGGATTGACTGAAACAGCAAAATACTGGTCTAAAGTTGAAGATGAATGGAATAAGTTAAAAAATAATAATGAGGAAGAACTTTTTAAAAGAATAGACTTTAATTCTAACTTAACTAATCAAAATCTACAGAAAAGATATCTCCTATTAGCAAATGCTAGTGGTTCTAGGCAATATGTTTCTTTTACTGATACTGAAACTTTACCTTTACCATTTATCGCAAGAGATAAAACATATCAATGGCGGACAAATGATAAAAATGAAGCGGGATATTATTTGGGAATTTTAAATTCGGACTTTATCAACTCTATAGTAGATCCATTTATTAATTTAGGATTGCTTGGTAAGCGTGATATAGGAACAAGAATGTTTTCTCTTCCTATTCCACCATATGATCAATCTCAAGTTCTTCAAACAGAAATCAGTACAAAGGCATTAAATCTATATTCCAAATCAAACAAATTGATTAGGGAATGTAATGACCAAAAAAGTTTAATTGCAAAAGATGTTGGAATTTTGCGCCGACAAATTAGAAATGCATTGCATAGAGAATCTGATGAATTAAATAATTTGATTATTCTGTACTTTAATTCTCATTGA
- a CDS encoding alanine--glyoxylate aminotransferase family protein: protein MIPGPTPVPEKVLQALSKHPIGHRSKEFQDLVESTTKNLQWLHQTENDVLTITGSGTAAMEAGIINTLSKGDKVICGENGKFGERWVKVAKEFGLEVIKIDSEWGTPLNPEEFKKVLEEDKQKEIKAVILTHSETSTGVINDLETISSYIRKHNTALSIVDCVTSLGACNVPVDEWELDIVASGSQKGYMIPPGLSFIAMSQKAWGAAEKSNLPKFYLDLQSYRKSLLSNSNPYTPAVNLVFALDEALKMMREEGLDNIFLRHNKHKLAMSHAAKALNLKLFADEKYLSPSITAIKTEGMDAEEFRKTIKNNFDILLAGGQDHLKGKIFRVGHLGYVNDRDIITVVSAISNTLLELGKITAQQAGEALVVVSKYLEGN, encoded by the coding sequence ATGATTCCTGGACCCACACCAGTTCCAGAAAAAGTTTTACAAGCATTAAGTAAGCATCCAATAGGTCATCGCAGTAAAGAGTTCCAAGATCTTGTAGAAAGTACTACTAAAAATTTACAGTGGCTGCATCAAACTGAAAATGATGTTCTAACAATTACTGGTAGTGGAACTGCCGCAATGGAGGCTGGAATAATTAATACCTTAAGTAAAGGAGATAAAGTAATTTGTGGAGAAAATGGAAAATTTGGAGAAAGATGGGTCAAAGTTGCTAAAGAATTTGGTCTAGAAGTAATAAAAATTGATTCCGAATGGGGTACTCCACTTAATCCTGAAGAATTCAAAAAGGTATTAGAAGAAGATAAACAAAAAGAAATAAAAGCGGTTATTTTGACTCATTCTGAAACATCAACAGGTGTAATTAATGATCTAGAAACCATCAGTTCATATATTCGCAAACACAACACAGCTTTATCGATTGTTGACTGCGTTACAAGTCTTGGAGCTTGCAATGTACCAGTAGATGAATGGGAATTAGATATCGTTGCTTCAGGCTCACAAAAGGGATATATGATCCCTCCGGGGCTTAGTTTTATAGCAATGAGCCAAAAAGCATGGGGAGCTGCAGAAAAATCTAACTTACCAAAATTTTATTTAGATTTGCAATCCTACAGAAAAAGTCTTTTAAGTAACAGTAATCCATATACTCCAGCAGTTAATTTGGTTTTTGCTTTAGATGAAGCTTTAAAAATGATGAGAGAAGAAGGCCTAGATAATATTTTCCTGAGACACAATAAACATAAATTAGCAATGAGCCATGCTGCAAAGGCTTTAAATCTAAAATTATTTGCTGATGAAAAATATTTAAGCCCTTCAATTACTGCAATAAAAACAGAGGGAATGGATGCTGAAGAATTTCGAAAAACAATAAAGAATAATTTTGATATTTTACTTGCTGGTGGACAAGACCATTTGAAGGGAAAAATATTTAGAGTCGGACATTTAGGTTATGTAAATGACAGAGATATTATTACGGTAGTTTCTGCTATAAGTAATACGCTTCTCGAACTCGGTAAAATTACAGCACAACAAGCTGGTGAGGCATTAGTTGTGGTGTCCAAATATCTTGAGGGAAATTAA
- the cbiD gene encoding cobalt-precorrin-5B (C(1))-methyltransferase CbiD has translation MKKGFSLPLWVAGAARSALKKLVGLPYENYELIKIPNEKKEIKIEIHSVGLLKDDSHALGISFAKSGLDLDITQNLEIWTIVSLEKISFNDRVQRIPINIIAGYGVGIKEDTSEICISDFAKEVLYENLLDCIPESFNLKLEIIFPNGKFLAERTSNESFGIVNGLSIIGTSAETYSSASPDQLEEAKTKLANLIQNGFKGKVVFVIGENGFNLAKTHNVNLPIIKIGNWIGPLLVDAAIKKVKTVILFGYHGKLIKLAGGIFHTHNHLADSRIEILVYLAVQEKVPTEIIEELSQLNNLEDALLILEKFNQSLAERLFKNLSNKIEKRSFAYVNRYVKTNMEIASIIFDRKRKIRWSGIHGNKYISYFQ, from the coding sequence TTGAAAAAAGGATTTTCTTTACCTTTGTGGGTTGCTGGAGCTGCTAGGTCAGCATTAAAAAAACTAGTAGGGTTGCCATACGAGAATTATGAACTAATAAAAATTCCTAATGAAAAAAAAGAAATAAAAATTGAGATTCATTCTGTTGGTTTACTTAAAGATGACTCGCATGCATTAGGAATTTCCTTTGCAAAGTCTGGCTTAGATCTTGACATTACGCAAAATTTAGAAATATGGACAATAGTCTCTTTAGAAAAAATTTCTTTTAATGACCGTGTTCAAAGAATTCCAATAAATATTATTGCCGGATATGGTGTAGGAATAAAAGAGGATACATCAGAGATATGTATTTCTGATTTTGCAAAAGAGGTTTTATATGAAAATTTATTAGATTGTATTCCTGAGAGCTTTAATTTGAAATTAGAAATTATTTTTCCAAACGGGAAATTTTTAGCTGAAAGAACTAGTAATGAGTCATTTGGTATCGTTAATGGATTGTCTATTATTGGTACTTCTGCTGAGACTTATTCGAGTGCTTCACCTGATCAATTAGAAGAGGCTAAAACTAAGCTAGCCAACTTAATTCAAAATGGTTTTAAAGGAAAAGTTGTTTTCGTTATTGGAGAAAATGGTTTTAATTTGGCAAAAACTCATAATGTTAATTTGCCAATTATCAAAATTGGAAATTGGATAGGACCATTATTAGTTGATGCTGCAATAAAAAAAGTTAAAACTGTAATTCTTTTTGGTTATCACGGAAAGTTAATCAAATTAGCAGGTGGTATTTTTCATACACATAATCATTTAGCTGATTCAAGAATTGAGATTCTTGTTTATTTAGCCGTTCAAGAAAAGGTACCAACTGAAATAATAGAAGAATTATCTCAGTTAAATAATCTTGAGGATGCATTATTAATTCTTGAAAAATTTAATCAATCTTTAGCTGAAAGATTATTCAAGAATTTATCAAATAAGATTGAAAAGCGTTCTTTTGCTTATGTAAATAGGTATGTAAAAACTAATATGGAAATCGCATCAATCATTTTTGATAGAAAAAGGAAAATAAGGTGGTCTGGAATTCACGGTAATAAGTATATTTCTTATTTTCAATGA
- the guaA gene encoding glutamine-hydrolyzing GMP synthase, whose amino-acid sequence MSQTSLKKERDPSILILDFGSQYSELIARRIRETNVFSLVVSNCISIEEINNINPKGIILSGGPNSVYEQNAPKCDEKIFNLGIPILGICYGMQLMVKELGGSVISATKKAEYGRAPIIIDQESELLFDVEDKSIMWMSHGDSINSLPDGFSKIAHTENTLHAAISNDVKKLFGVQFHPEVIHSEFGITVIKNFVYKISCCPADWTTETYIEETIPRIREQVGNKKVLLALSGGVDSSTLAFLLNKAIGNQLTCMFIDQGFMRKGEPEFLMNFFDKKFQIKVEYINARKRFIAKLKGITDPEQKRKIIGEEFIRVFEEESNRLGPFQYLAQGTLYPDVIESAGTNIDPKTGERIAVKIKSHHNVGGLPKDLQFKLVEPLRKLFKDEVRKVGAALGLPDQIIKRHPFPGPGLAIRILGEVNNEKLDCLRDADWIVRDEIKKAGLYNDIWQAFAVLLPVKTVGVMGDKRTYAWPIVLRCVSSEDGMTADWSKIPFQILERIANRIVNEVISVNRVVYDITSKPPGTIEWE is encoded by the coding sequence ATGAGTCAAACATCTTTAAAAAAAGAACGAGATCCTTCAATTTTAATTTTAGATTTCGGATCTCAATATTCTGAATTGATTGCAAGAAGAATTAGAGAAACTAATGTTTTTTCTCTTGTAGTGAGCAATTGCATTTCAATTGAGGAAATAAATAATATTAATCCTAAAGGGATCATTTTGAGTGGAGGTCCAAATTCTGTATATGAACAAAATGCTCCAAAGTGTGATGAAAAAATTTTTAATTTAGGAATTCCTATTCTTGGCATATGCTATGGAATGCAATTAATGGTAAAGGAACTCGGAGGATCTGTTATTTCAGCAACTAAAAAAGCTGAATATGGTAGAGCACCAATAATTATAGATCAAGAATCTGAACTCCTTTTTGATGTAGAAGATAAATCAATTATGTGGATGAGTCATGGCGATTCTATTAATTCTCTGCCTGATGGATTTAGTAAAATTGCTCATACTGAGAATACTCTCCATGCAGCAATTTCAAATGATGTAAAGAAATTATTCGGTGTACAATTTCATCCTGAAGTTATTCATTCTGAGTTTGGGATTACTGTAATTAAAAATTTTGTTTATAAAATTTCTTGTTGTCCAGCTGATTGGACAACAGAAACCTATATAGAGGAAACTATTCCCAGAATAAGAGAGCAAGTTGGCAATAAAAAAGTTTTGCTCGCCTTATCTGGAGGAGTTGATTCTTCAACTCTTGCTTTTCTTCTAAATAAAGCAATTGGAAATCAGCTTACATGCATGTTTATAGACCAAGGTTTTATGAGAAAAGGTGAACCAGAATTTTTAATGAATTTTTTTGATAAGAAATTTCAAATAAAAGTTGAGTATATTAATGCAAGGAAAAGGTTTATTGCCAAATTAAAAGGGATTACTGATCCAGAACAAAAAAGGAAAATTATAGGTGAAGAATTTATTAGAGTATTCGAAGAAGAAAGTAATAGATTGGGACCATTTCAGTATTTAGCCCAAGGTACTCTCTATCCTGATGTTATTGAAAGTGCTGGTACTAATATTGATCCTAAGACTGGTGAAAGAATAGCTGTAAAAATAAAGAGTCATCATAACGTGGGTGGATTGCCAAAAGATTTACAATTTAAATTAGTCGAGCCTTTGAGAAAACTTTTTAAGGATGAAGTCCGAAAAGTGGGCGCTGCTTTAGGTTTGCCGGATCAAATCATAAAAAGGCATCCATTTCCAGGCCCTGGATTGGCTATAAGAATTTTGGGAGAAGTAAATAATGAAAAACTTGATTGTTTAAGGGATGCAGATTGGATAGTAAGAGACGAAATTAAAAAAGCTGGTCTTTACAATGATATTTGGCAAGCTTTTGCAGTATTGTTGCCTGTAAAGACTGTAGGCGTTATGGGCGATAAAAGGACTTATGCATGGCCAATAGTTTTACGTTGTGTATCTAGTGAAGATGGTATGACAGCCGATTGGTCAAAAATTCCTTTTCAGATTTTAGAGAGGATTGCAAATAGAATCGTAAATGAAGTAATTTCAGTTAATAGAGTTGTTTATGATATTACAAGTAAACCTCCTGGAACTATTGAGTGGGAATAG